A window of the Rubrobacter calidifluminis genome harbors these coding sequences:
- a CDS encoding CsbD family protein: protein MASDSQRDKVEGLVDKAKGKLKEAAGAVTGDEAKKSEGKAEQKEGELKEKKGDVKEKFGK, encoded by the coding sequence ATGGCCAGCGACAGCCAGCGCGACAAGGTGGAGGGTCTTGTGGACAAGGCCAAGGGCAAGCTCAAGGAGGCGGCCGGGGCCGTGACGGGCGACGAGGCCAAGAAGAGCGAGGGCAAGGCCGAGCAGAAGGAAGGTGAGCTCAAGGAGAAGAAGGGCGACGTAAAGGAGAAGTTCGGGAAGTAG
- a CDS encoding mechanosensitive ion channel family protein, translated as MNEAGSTLLAYIPHVLGALAILVAGIVLGTLARGGSRVVLEKLSFDDACERVGISSIMREGGVRRTPSQLVALIIFYAIILIAVLAALGPLGLDFLATTLNKLLLYAPKALAAVLILFLGTSASGLLAELTARGLQSAGVRRTGALSGIVRVGVVTVAVILAAAMLGINVSILIAIAVVVLGSVGLTASLAFGLGLRDLSRNIAASRYISERIAEGEEVVLDTVRGRVESIGFATTTIRNVREGVVYVIPNARFMEHVVLKRIEAPDGESEQEI; from the coding sequence TTGAACGAAGCGGGATCTACCCTTCTGGCCTACATACCGCACGTCCTCGGTGCGCTGGCGATCCTCGTGGCCGGGATCGTGCTCGGCACCCTGGCGAGGGGTGGCTCGAGGGTGGTGCTCGAAAAGCTGAGCTTCGATGACGCCTGTGAACGGGTCGGTATAAGCTCGATCATGCGCGAGGGCGGCGTAAGGCGTACTCCCAGCCAGCTCGTCGCCCTGATCATCTTCTACGCCATAATCCTCATAGCGGTCCTCGCTGCCCTTGGGCCGCTCGGTTTGGACTTCCTCGCCACCACGCTCAACAAACTGCTCCTGTACGCACCGAAGGCACTCGCTGCGGTCCTGATACTCTTCCTGGGAACCTCCGCCTCGGGGCTTCTGGCCGAGCTCACCGCCCGGGGACTGCAGAGCGCGGGGGTGAGGCGTACCGGGGCGCTCTCCGGCATAGTGCGCGTCGGGGTGGTGACGGTCGCAGTAATCCTGGCCGCCGCGATGCTCGGGATAAACGTTTCCATCCTCATAGCCATAGCCGTGGTCGTCCTCGGCAGCGTGGGGCTTACTGCGTCTCTGGCCTTCGGACTTGGGCTGAGAGACCTGTCTCGCAACATAGCGGCAAGCCGCTACATCTCCGAGAGGATCGCAGAGGGAGAGGAGGTGGTCTTGGATACCGTCCGCGGCAGGGTCGAGAGCATAGGGTTCGCGACTACCACCATACGCAACGTCAGAGAGGGGGTCGTGTACGTCATACCCAACGCCCGATTCATGGAACACGTCGTGCTCAAGCGGATCGAAGCTCCCGACGGCGAGAGTGAGCAGGAGATATGA
- a CDS encoding GlsB/YeaQ/YmgE family stress response membrane protein: MGIISWIVLGLIAGAIAKWIMPGRDPGGLVVTVVIGIVGAIVGGAIVGALGGPGVSGVNVASVIVSVIGAVVLLVIYRLVAGNRGYSSRRR; this comes from the coding sequence TTGGGCATCATATCCTGGATAGTGCTGGGGCTCATAGCCGGCGCCATAGCGAAGTGGATCATGCCCGGCAGGGATCCCGGCGGGCTGGTGGTTACTGTCGTGATCGGCATCGTCGGGGCGATCGTAGGAGGGGCGATAGTCGGTGCTCTGGGCGGTCCCGGGGTGAGCGGGGTGAACGTGGCCTCGGTGATCGTCTCGGTGATAGGAGCGGTGGTACTGCTCGTGATCTACCGGCTGGTGGCCGGCAACAGGGGCTATTCCAGCCGCAGGCGCTGA
- a CDS encoding flavin reductase family protein has product MPQEGFRTGELPQEEFREIMSRFPAGVTVVTAYDGAGFPRGLTVSAFCSVSLSPPLVLVCLDRGSDTLAAIRERGAYTVNFLSADGEDMALRFASKGDGKFEGVSHRPPGSDGGPVLEEGSAAYVVCRVWRTIEAGDHWVLLGRVQGGARRDGEHTLVYGERRFAGWHELLERASSW; this is encoded by the coding sequence ATGCCCCAAGAAGGGTTCAGGACCGGGGAGTTGCCGCAGGAGGAGTTTCGCGAGATCATGTCTCGCTTCCCGGCCGGGGTCACGGTCGTCACGGCCTACGACGGTGCGGGGTTTCCGAGGGGGCTCACGGTGAGTGCGTTCTGCTCGGTCTCTCTCAGCCCGCCGCTGGTTCTGGTGTGCCTGGACAGGGGATCCGACACGCTTGCGGCCATCAGGGAGCGTGGAGCCTACACGGTGAACTTTCTCTCCGCGGATGGCGAGGATATGGCGTTGCGTTTCGCATCCAAGGGAGACGGTAAGTTCGAAGGAGTTTCCCACCGCCCCCCGGGATCGGATGGAGGCCCGGTGCTCGAGGAGGGTAGCGCGGCTTATGTTGTCTGCCGCGTGTGGCGTACCATCGAGGCCGGAGACCACTGGGTGCTCCTGGGACGGGTGCAGGGAGGGGCACGCAGGGACGGGGAGCATACGCTGGTTTACGGGGAGCGGCGCTTCGCCGGCTGGCACGAACTGCTCGAGAGAGCCTCCTCCTGGTGA
- a CDS encoding FAD/NAD(P)-binding protein: MDISRSKGGDVRETNVRSEVAVIGGGASGTLVASHLLRRARGGRIALIERRAEIGCGVAYSTRSPEHLLNVPAGNMSALPEDLSHFVRWLRGGHMPEANEKTFAPRFLFARYLQKVLEEAERASGAELVRLRGEATGVDVGSGWVRVRLGDRREVRARRAVLALGNFPPRRLPFAPHDPRHVPDAWEDGALDGIPDEAPILLVGTSLTAIDVAMSLRARGHTGRIYAVSRRGLVPNPYADRVSSPPYPPFLSPADSHDLTGLIRKVRSEVRRATGLGTDWHPVIEAIRPLAQRLWESMPVNERRRFLRHLQPYWEVHRHRVAPQVGEVVRRMRRSGEFVVIAGRIRRLRKVPGGVEIEITLRGGGKWVLRAFCTVNCTAPEMDLRRVGHPLIAGLLRDGRARPGPLGIGLETDGEGALVEADGSVSRILYTLGPLRKGDLWETIAIPEIREQAARLAAELLRTERGVTSGLRDVPYADLLESGGGS, translated from the coding sequence ATGGATATATCCCGGAGTAAAGGCGGAGACGTTCGCGAGACGAACGTCAGGAGTGAGGTCGCCGTGATTGGGGGAGGAGCGAGCGGCACGCTCGTAGCCTCGCATCTGTTGCGGCGGGCGCGGGGAGGGAGGATCGCCCTCATAGAGCGCCGCGCCGAGATCGGCTGCGGCGTGGCCTACTCGACACGCTCGCCGGAGCACCTGCTGAACGTCCCGGCGGGCAACATGAGCGCGTTGCCCGAAGACCTTTCGCACTTCGTCCGCTGGCTGAGGGGCGGTCACATGCCGGAGGCAAACGAGAAGACGTTCGCTCCCAGGTTTCTCTTCGCGCGCTACCTGCAGAAGGTGCTGGAGGAGGCAGAGCGTGCCTCTGGGGCGGAGCTTGTCCGGCTGCGGGGAGAGGCTACCGGCGTAGATGTCGGGTCCGGGTGGGTGCGCGTGCGCCTCGGGGACAGGCGCGAGGTGCGGGCGAGGCGAGCCGTCCTCGCGCTCGGGAACTTCCCTCCGCGCCGGCTTCCTTTCGCCCCGCATGACCCGCGCCATGTCCCCGACGCCTGGGAAGATGGAGCCCTGGACGGCATCCCTGATGAAGCCCCGATCCTGCTGGTGGGGACGAGCCTCACCGCCATAGACGTCGCGATGAGCCTCAGAGCGCGCGGGCACACCGGCAGGATCTACGCGGTCTCGCGGCGCGGGCTGGTCCCGAATCCCTACGCGGACCGGGTGAGCTCGCCCCCGTACCCGCCGTTTCTGAGCCCCGCGGACTCGCATGACCTTACGGGGTTGATCCGGAAGGTGCGCTCCGAGGTGCGCCGGGCGACCGGGCTGGGCACCGACTGGCACCCGGTAATCGAGGCGATCCGGCCCCTAGCGCAACGGCTGTGGGAGTCGATGCCCGTCAATGAGCGCCGCCGGTTCCTCAGACACCTGCAGCCTTACTGGGAGGTGCACCGCCACCGTGTGGCGCCTCAGGTCGGAGAGGTCGTGCGTCGCATGCGCCGGAGTGGAGAGTTCGTCGTGATCGCCGGCAGGATCAGGCGTCTTCGGAAGGTGCCGGGTGGGGTGGAGATCGAGATCACGCTGCGTGGCGGTGGGAAGTGGGTGCTGCGGGCTTTCTGCACGGTCAACTGTACGGCGCCGGAGATGGACCTGCGGCGCGTCGGGCATCCCCTGATCGCGGGCCTGCTCCGCGACGGGCGTGCGAGGCCCGGCCCGCTCGGGATCGGGCTGGAGACCGACGGCGAGGGGGCTCTGGTGGAGGCCGATGGTTCGGTTTCCAGGATCCTCTACACGCTCGGGCCGCTGCGCAAGGGGGATCTCTGGGAGACCATAGCCATCCCCGAGATCCGTGAGCAGGCCGCCCGGCTGGCGGCTGAATTACTGCGAACGGAGCGTGGGGTGACTTCTGGGTTGCGCGATGTCCCCTATGCAGACCTGCTGGAGAGCGGAGGTGGATCTTGA
- a CDS encoding NADPH-dependent FMN reductase has translation MSVRLVGLSGSPTARSKTLIAVETAIEHASREHPAVEAEVINVRDHDIRFCDGRDPSLYEGDTRWLIDRMIEADALIVGTPIYRASYTGILKNVFDLIPNDALYGKPVGLVATAGSDHHFLAIEHELKPLLGFFQAHVVPGAVYARNEHFSEGRLVDEGIIESLKRLADAVVDFCERGRVGVGAPVPRIERQSLEDTFRKGG, from the coding sequence ATGAGCGTCAGGCTTGTCGGGCTTTCCGGCAGCCCCACGGCGAGATCGAAGACACTTATCGCGGTCGAGACCGCGATCGAGCACGCGTCACGCGAGCATCCTGCGGTCGAGGCAGAGGTGATCAACGTCCGCGACCACGACATACGATTTTGCGATGGGCGTGACCCTTCCCTCTATGAGGGGGATACCCGCTGGCTCATAGACAGGATGATCGAGGCTGACGCCTTGATCGTGGGGACCCCGATCTACCGGGCTTCGTATACCGGAATCCTGAAGAACGTATTCGACCTGATCCCGAACGACGCCCTGTACGGTAAGCCGGTCGGGCTGGTGGCCACCGCGGGCAGCGATCATCACTTCCTGGCCATTGAGCACGAGCTCAAACCACTGCTCGGGTTCTTTCAGGCCCACGTGGTGCCGGGGGCAGTCTATGCCAGGAACGAACACTTCTCCGAAGGGCGGCTGGTCGACGAAGGGATCATCGAGTCCCTGAAAAGGCTCGCAGACGCCGTGGTCGACTTCTGTGAGAGGGGGCGCGTAGGTGTCGGGGCGCCAGTCCCGCGGATCGAAAGGCAGTCTCTGGAGGATACCTTCCGGAAGGGAGGATGA
- the ssuD gene encoding FMNH2-dependent alkanesulfonate monooxygenase translates to MSFEHNGDGEELKVLWFLPTHGDGRYLGTGEGGRAVDLGYLAQIAQAADNLGYYGVLLPTGKSCEDAWVVASAMIPLTRRLRYLVAVRPALQPPSLAARMTATFDRLSGGRLMINVVTGGDPVENRGDGIFLDHGERYEATREFLEVYRRMLSGQRVDFVGRHVNVEGAQLLFPPVQTGGPPLWFGGSSRDAIDVAAKTIDKYLTWGEPPDLVAEKIGNVRAAAEGEGRRVSFGIRLHVIVRPTNEEAWAAAEDLISRLDDETIASAQKVFSRMDSEGQRRMSALHGGRRDRLEVSPNLWAGVGLVRGGAGTALVGDPETVAERMREYMQLGIDSFILSGYPHLEEAYRFAELVMPLLPLRREGSPLEVRPANTGPFGETIANDHRPAR, encoded by the coding sequence TTGAGCTTCGAGCACAACGGTGACGGAGAGGAGCTGAAAGTCCTGTGGTTTCTGCCGACCCACGGTGACGGAAGATATCTCGGCACCGGCGAGGGAGGGCGCGCCGTGGATCTCGGCTACCTCGCCCAGATCGCCCAGGCTGCGGACAACCTGGGTTACTATGGCGTGTTGCTCCCTACGGGGAAGAGCTGCGAGGATGCCTGGGTCGTGGCCTCGGCGATGATCCCGCTCACGCGTCGGCTCCGCTATCTGGTGGCCGTGCGCCCGGCGCTCCAGCCGCCGAGCCTCGCCGCCCGCATGACGGCCACCTTCGACAGGCTCTCAGGGGGGCGTCTGATGATCAACGTCGTGACCGGTGGTGACCCGGTGGAGAACAGGGGGGACGGAATCTTCCTCGATCACGGGGAGCGCTATGAGGCCACCCGGGAGTTCCTCGAGGTCTATCGCAGGATGCTCTCCGGCCAGCGGGTGGATTTCGTTGGAAGGCACGTGAACGTCGAGGGGGCGCAGCTCCTATTCCCGCCGGTGCAGACAGGGGGGCCCCCGCTCTGGTTCGGCGGCTCTTCGAGGGATGCCATCGACGTGGCTGCGAAGACCATAGACAAATACCTCACCTGGGGCGAGCCTCCAGACCTCGTAGCCGAGAAGATCGGCAACGTAAGGGCTGCCGCCGAGGGGGAGGGACGCCGGGTTTCGTTCGGGATCCGGCTGCACGTCATCGTGCGGCCCACGAACGAAGAGGCCTGGGCCGCGGCGGAGGATCTCATCTCTCGCCTTGACGACGAGACGATAGCCTCGGCTCAGAAGGTCTTCTCCCGCATGGACTCCGAGGGGCAACGCCGGATGAGCGCGCTGCACGGCGGCAGACGGGACCGTCTCGAGGTGAGCCCCAACCTCTGGGCCGGGGTGGGCCTGGTGCGCGGCGGTGCCGGAACCGCGCTGGTCGGCGATCCGGAGACGGTTGCCGAAAGGATGCGGGAGTACATGCAGCTCGGCATAGATAGTTTTATCCTCTCGGGATATCCCCACCTCGAAGAGGCCTACCGGTTCGCGGAGCTGGTGATGCCGCTGCTCCCGTTGCGGCGCGAGGGGTCGCCGCTGGAGGTCCGCCCGGCCAACACCGGCCCGTTCGGTGAGACCATAGCCAACGACCACAGGCCCGCGCGTTAG
- a CDS encoding anti-sigma factor family protein encodes MKEEEIYEMIPSYLAGELSEEEARMVERALESSRWLRHELERYERLFVLLSAAAAQEIEPPWDLEVRIRAQVAMRAYLKAAFEIVEGLAGNYGRALIYYLGLS; translated from the coding sequence ATGAAAGAGGAGGAAATCTACGAGATGATCCCTTCATATCTCGCTGGGGAGCTCTCGGAGGAGGAGGCCAGGATGGTCGAGCGGGCGCTCGAGAGTTCCCGGTGGCTCAGGCATGAACTGGAACGCTACGAGAGGCTGTTCGTTCTGCTCTCTGCAGCGGCGGCGCAGGAGATAGAGCCTCCCTGGGACCTGGAGGTGCGCATCAGGGCCCAGGTGGCCATGAGAGCCTACCTCAAGGCAGCCTTCGAGATAGTCGAAGGACTTGCAGGAAACTACGGACGTGCACTTATCTATTACCTTGGGCTCTCATGA
- a CDS encoding RNA polymerase sigma factor, whose protein sequence is MARTLSGDRGAFTRLLRRHEKAVYRVCYRVLGDPEDAKDATQEAFIRAYEKLDSFEGRSAFRTWLLRVALNVSLNINKKNRRERAQQLPSEERLLGVDPAPGPEQSAVSSEQLEQLHQALSHLDDNHRAAVVLRDLEGLSYAEISQVLDVAEGTARVWAFRGRAKLKDLISP, encoded by the coding sequence GTGGCGCGCACGCTCTCTGGAGACAGAGGGGCTTTCACCCGGCTCCTCAGGCGCCACGAGAAGGCGGTTTACAGGGTCTGCTACAGGGTGCTCGGAGACCCGGAGGATGCAAAAGACGCGACCCAGGAGGCTTTCATCCGGGCGTACGAGAAACTGGACAGCTTCGAGGGGCGCAGCGCTTTCCGCACGTGGCTGCTGCGCGTGGCATTGAACGTGAGCCTGAACATTAACAAGAAAAACAGGAGAGAGCGGGCGCAGCAGCTGCCATCGGAAGAGCGGCTGCTCGGGGTGGATCCCGCCCCCGGACCCGAGCAGAGTGCGGTGAGCTCCGAGCAACTCGAGCAGCTGCACCAGGCTCTATCCCACCTCGATGACAACCACCGGGCTGCCGTGGTTCTGAGAGATCTCGAAGGGCTCTCGTACGCCGAGATCTCGCAGGTGCTCGACGTGGCGGAGGGCACGGCGCGGGTCTGGGCCTTCAGGGGTCGGGCGAAGCTGAAGGATCTCATAAGCCCATGA
- a CDS encoding multidrug effflux MFS transporter — translation MSGRRSGGKGGLSPRAGGIVVTLGALSAFGPLSIDMYLPALPSMTRSFGSTASLTQLTLTACLAGLALGQMYAGPASDALGRKRPLLFGVALYAVASVLCLVAPSVYVLIAMRFVQGIGGAAGIVIARAMVRDLRSGVEAARMFSTLMLVNGLAPILAPLIGGQILRIASWRLVFVVLAGIGFALLAAASRLPETLPAERRRPGSIRTETVGALRTLVSDRAFVGRAMGCGLGFAAMFAYISGSPFVLQDIYGVSPQTFSLLFGINALGLALTNQLNGRIVGRVAPERLLTFGLSAAASGGVGLLAVVASGRLGMVAVLACLFVVVCSLGFVMPNATALALTNHPHEAGTASALLGVFQFAVGALAAPLVGIGGAHTALPMGLVIALLGTMALLSQRIVPSARRRAI, via the coding sequence GTGTCAGGAAGACGGTCAGGAGGCAAGGGAGGGCTGAGTCCGAGGGCGGGCGGCATCGTGGTGACGCTCGGGGCACTCTCAGCCTTCGGTCCGCTTTCGATCGACATGTACCTGCCCGCCCTGCCCTCGATGACACGTTCGTTTGGGAGCACCGCTTCGCTCACCCAGCTCACGCTTACGGCGTGTCTGGCCGGTCTGGCGTTGGGGCAGATGTATGCGGGGCCTGCGAGCGACGCCCTGGGACGCAAGCGGCCGCTTCTCTTCGGGGTTGCACTCTACGCCGTCGCCTCTGTGCTGTGTCTGGTGGCGCCTTCGGTGTATGTGTTGATAGCCATGAGGTTCGTGCAGGGGATAGGAGGAGCCGCGGGCATCGTGATCGCCCGTGCGATGGTGCGGGATCTGAGGTCCGGGGTCGAGGCGGCGAGGATGTTCTCCACGCTGATGCTCGTCAACGGGTTGGCCCCCATACTGGCCCCTCTGATCGGGGGGCAGATACTGCGCATCGCCAGCTGGCGGCTGGTCTTCGTCGTTCTGGCCGGGATAGGATTCGCGTTGCTCGCCGCGGCGAGCCGCCTACCGGAGACGCTTCCGGCTGAGAGGCGCAGACCAGGGAGCATCAGGACGGAGACGGTCGGTGCTCTGCGTACCCTGGTCTCAGACCGCGCCTTCGTTGGTAGAGCCATGGGGTGTGGGCTCGGTTTCGCCGCGATGTTCGCCTACATCTCCGGCTCCCCCTTCGTGCTGCAGGACATCTACGGGGTTTCTCCCCAGACCTTCAGCCTGCTCTTCGGCATCAACGCCCTCGGTCTCGCGCTGACCAACCAGCTCAACGGCAGGATAGTCGGGAGGGTGGCTCCGGAGCGGCTGTTGACATTCGGGCTCTCGGCCGCCGCGTCTGGAGGTGTCGGGCTGCTCGCGGTGGTGGCCTCGGGGAGGCTGGGGATGGTGGCCGTGCTCGCATGCCTCTTCGTGGTCGTTTGCAGCCTGGGATTCGTGATGCCCAACGCCACGGCGCTCGCCCTCACCAACCACCCGCACGAGGCGGGAACGGCATCTGCCCTGCTCGGCGTCTTTCAGTTCGCGGTGGGGGCACTCGCGGCACCGCTCGTGGGTATAGGCGGCGCACACACGGCGCTGCCCATGGGTCTGGTCATAGCCCTGCTCGGGACGATGGCGCTGCTCTCGCAACGCATAGTGCCCTCCGCCCGGCGAAGGGCGATCTGA
- the sfnG gene encoding dimethylsulfone monooxygenase SfnG — MPPVYPRLLPNDENPLPEAEWWRKSDEGEVQFAYWVPNVSGGLVITTLPMQTEWDRDANVRYARVAERNGFAAALAQTRWFASYGADHQHEAFVISSQILAHTERLHLITAVHPGLWHPAVVAKMQASLDVVSEGRTAINVVSGWFKSEFTGYGEPWLEHDERYRRSEEFVRVVKGMWAEETFSFYGAFYTIDEAPLLPKPVHRIPVFQGGNSKAAREMAGRVSDVLFMNGNTNQGFRQIISDAREAARRAGRNPGELKFGANGFAIVRDTEEEAVETLREIIENADVEAVKGFGEATKAAGRSSKEGEGMWADSSFEDLVQYNDGFKTGLIGTPEQVADRIIELKDLGVDVVLCGFLHYDWELEEFGKRVIPLVREREAARRSKRKTFAVGG, encoded by the coding sequence ATGCCGCCTGTCTATCCCAGGCTTTTGCCCAACGACGAGAATCCGCTGCCCGAGGCGGAATGGTGGCGGAAGAGCGATGAGGGAGAGGTGCAGTTCGCTTACTGGGTTCCCAACGTCTCGGGTGGGCTCGTGATCACCACGCTGCCCATGCAGACCGAGTGGGACAGAGATGCCAATGTCAGATATGCGAGGGTGGCGGAGCGGAACGGGTTTGCGGCCGCGCTGGCGCAGACCCGCTGGTTCGCCAGTTATGGTGCCGACCACCAGCACGAGGCTTTCGTCATCTCCTCGCAGATCCTCGCGCATACCGAGCGGCTGCATTTGATCACCGCGGTACATCCCGGGCTCTGGCATCCGGCGGTCGTGGCGAAGATGCAGGCCTCGCTGGACGTAGTGAGCGAGGGGCGCACCGCTATCAACGTGGTAAGCGGGTGGTTCAAGAGTGAGTTCACCGGTTATGGGGAGCCCTGGCTCGAGCACGACGAGCGCTACCGGCGTTCGGAGGAGTTCGTCCGGGTGGTGAAGGGCATGTGGGCTGAGGAGACGTTCAGCTTCTATGGAGCCTTTTACACGATAGACGAGGCGCCGCTGTTGCCCAAGCCTGTGCATCGCATCCCCGTTTTCCAGGGGGGCAACTCTAAGGCCGCGAGAGAGATGGCCGGGCGTGTCTCCGACGTTCTGTTCATGAACGGCAACACCAACCAGGGCTTTCGGCAGATCATCTCCGATGCCAGAGAGGCGGCACGGCGCGCCGGGCGGAACCCGGGCGAGCTGAAGTTCGGGGCCAACGGGTTCGCGATCGTGCGGGACACCGAGGAGGAAGCCGTCGAGACGCTGCGCGAGATCATCGAGAACGCCGACGTGGAGGCGGTCAAGGGGTTCGGTGAGGCCACCAAGGCTGCCGGGAGATCGAGCAAGGAGGGGGAGGGGATGTGGGCCGACTCCTCCTTCGAGGATCTCGTCCAGTACAACGACGGATTCAAGACCGGCCTCATCGGCACGCCTGAGCAGGTAGCCGACCGTATCATCGAGCTCAAGGATCTCGGGGTGGACGTCGTCCTGTGCGGCTTTCTGCATTACGACTGGGAGCTCGAGGAGTTCGGAAAGCGTGTGATCCCGCTGGTGCGTGAGCGAGAAGCGGCACGAAGGAGCAAGAGAAAGACCTTCGCCGTCGGCGGTTGA